A single Lolium perenne isolate Kyuss_39 chromosome 6, Kyuss_2.0, whole genome shotgun sequence DNA region contains:
- the LOC127305234 gene encoding uncharacterized protein codes for MALRRINPTKKPLLHLPRPFSSSSSSNPPFPPPPPPHSDDPDASPRSPPPNSGEPPQRPSLFSDLRVRLRSSPAPPPPRRIPTTPPRPTGQPAASLDDIRRSLETFRAESRNPGGAPSTPPLFSSGGGGTPSFQDLLRSSGPPAARPPNADGAKPVPFDFTALREGLRKIDPRQQQKQPPKEFLSATSNGIFAKERAGAEADDPDAAVMLYKTYTYEALGKELQELRPPGAGKDGKDWFSLQELQGRIAKLAAKDRLGGPFDALKQSMRNIVKTDTQKKAIRNMGGMFPIANLPGNPIPEYLSQPPQEELLERYFHPDHMSGEEKMKLELQKVRDEFKMSENDCGSARVQIAQLTLKIKHLSSVLHKKDKHSRKGLQDMVQRRKKYLKYLRRTDWDSYCMVLSKLGLRDIPEYKAPDYKKTQPTKAQSKKSKSKRKRKMKA; via the exons atggcgcTCCGCCGGATCAACCCGACCAAGAAGCCCCTCCTCCATCTCCCCCGCCCcttctcctcgtcctcctcctccaaccCTCccttccctcctcctccaccgccgcactCCGACGACCCCGACGCCTCCCCCCGCTCCCCGCCCCCGAACAGCGGCGAGCCCCCGCAGAGACCCTCGCTCTTCAGCGACCTCCGCGTGCGCCTGCGGTCGTCCCCGGCGCCGCCCCCACCGCGGCGGATCCCGACAACCCCGCCCCGTCCCACCGGGCAACCCGCCGCGTCCCTCGACGACATCCGGCGCAGCCTCGAGACCTTCCGCGCCGAGTCCCGGAACCCCGGCGGCGCCCCGTCAACGCCGCCCCTCTTCTCCAGCGGCGGCGGGGGCACCCCGTCGTTCCAGGACCTGCTCAGGAGCAGCGGCCCCCCGGCGGCTCGTCCCCCCAACGCCGACGGCGCCAAGCCTGTCCCCTTCGACTTCACCGCCCTCCGCGAGGGCCTCCGGAAGATCGACCCGCGGCAGCAGCAGAAGCAGCCGCCCAAGGAGTTCCTCTCAGCGACGTCAAATGGCATCTTCGCCAAGGAGAGAGCCGGGGCAGAGGCGGACGATCCGGACGCCGCCGTCATGCTCTACAAGACCTACACCTACGAAGCCCTCGGGAAGGAGCTGCAGGAGCTGCGGCCGCCGGGCGCGGGGAAGGACGGCAAGGACTGGTTCTCGCTCCAGGAGCTGCAAGGCCGGATCGCCAAGCTCGCCGCCAAGGACCGCTTGGGTGGGCCTTTCGATGCGCTGAAGCAGAGCATGAGGAACATCGTGAAAACCGATACGCAGAAGAAGGCCATCAGAAACA TGGGTGGAATGTTTCCGATTGCGAACCTTCCTGGGAACCCGATACCGGAGTACCTGAGTCAACCACCCCAGGAGGAGTTGCTAGAGAGG TATTTCCATCCCGACCACATGTCAGGCGAAGAGAAGATGAAATTGGAGCTTCAGAAGGTGAGGGACGAGTTCAAGATGTCCGAGAACGACTGTGGTTCTGCAAGAGTCCAAA TAGCCCAACTGACACTAAAAATCAAGCATCTGTCATCTGTTCTACACAAAAAG GACAAGCATTCTAGGAAGGGTCTTCAGGATATGGTCCAGAGAAGGAAGAAATATCTCAAGTACCTACGGCGAACCGACTGGGACTCGTACTGCATGGTCC